The proteins below are encoded in one region of Halobaculum roseum:
- a CDS encoding NADP-dependent malic enzyme: MGLDDDAREYHRRDPPGKLEVSTTKPTNTQRDLSLAYSPGVAAPCLDIADETDRGYEYTAKGNLVGVVSDGSAVLGLGDIGPLASKPVMEGKGVLFKRFADIDVFDLELETDSLDSFVDRVAAMEPTFGGVNLEDIAAPACFEAESRLRDRMDVPVFHDDQHGTAIITGAALLNAADIVEKDLADLEVVFSGAGAAATATAKFYTSLGVPAEQITMCDIDGVITPERADEGDPHDHVAQFATDADAVGGTDLADAIGGADVFVGLSVGGIVSPEMVRSMADDPVIFAMANPDPEIAYDDAKEARDDTVIVATGRSDYPNQVNNVLCFPFVFRGALDARARNITEGMKVAAAEALAELAREDVPDGVRRAYGDQPLEFGPEYVIPKPLDERVLFEVAPAVAEAAVDEGVARRDLDRDGYVRELEDRLGGSREAMRAVLTEAKRDPKRLVLAEGSDETVVRAAYQLVDRGIAEPLLVGDRDTVEATLDELGFDFSPEIVDPAEVDLDPYAELVYERRKRKGLTRSEARDLLYENDALASALVAAGDADAMLTGRTHHYPSALRRPLQIVGTADDAEYAAGVYMLAFDDRVVFCADATVNQDPDADVLAEVTRHTAELARRFNVEPRAALLSYSDFGSVDNEGTRKPREAARRLREDPEVDFAVDGEMQADTAVVDDLLSEDYEFAELDAPANVLVFPNLEAGNVAYKLLHRLGDAAVVGPMLVGMAEPVHVLQRGDDVADIVNLAGVAVATAGDD, from the coding sequence ATGGGACTGGACGACGACGCGCGCGAGTACCACCGTCGCGATCCTCCGGGGAAACTCGAGGTGTCGACGACGAAGCCGACGAACACGCAACGCGACCTCTCGCTTGCGTACTCTCCCGGCGTGGCGGCGCCGTGTCTCGACATCGCCGACGAGACTGACCGCGGCTACGAGTACACCGCGAAGGGGAACCTGGTCGGCGTCGTCTCCGATGGCTCGGCCGTGCTCGGCCTCGGCGACATCGGCCCGCTCGCCTCCAAGCCCGTGATGGAGGGGAAGGGCGTCCTGTTCAAGCGCTTCGCCGACATCGACGTGTTCGACCTGGAACTGGAGACCGACTCACTCGACTCGTTCGTCGACCGCGTCGCCGCGATGGAGCCGACCTTCGGCGGCGTCAACCTCGAGGACATCGCCGCGCCGGCGTGCTTCGAGGCCGAATCGCGCCTGCGCGATCGGATGGACGTCCCGGTGTTTCACGACGACCAGCACGGCACCGCGATCATCACCGGCGCGGCGCTGCTCAACGCCGCTGACATCGTCGAGAAGGACCTCGCGGATCTGGAGGTCGTCTTCTCCGGCGCGGGGGCGGCCGCCACCGCGACCGCGAAGTTCTACACGTCGCTGGGGGTTCCGGCCGAACAGATCACGATGTGCGACATCGACGGCGTGATCACCCCCGAACGGGCCGACGAGGGCGACCCACACGACCACGTCGCCCAGTTCGCGACCGACGCCGACGCGGTCGGCGGCACCGACCTCGCGGACGCGATCGGCGGCGCGGACGTGTTCGTCGGGCTGTCGGTCGGCGGGATCGTCAGTCCGGAGATGGTTCGGTCGATGGCCGACGACCCGGTCATCTTCGCGATGGCGAACCCCGACCCCGAGATCGCCTACGACGACGCGAAGGAGGCCCGCGACGATACCGTCATCGTCGCGACCGGCCGGTCGGACTACCCGAACCAGGTGAACAACGTCCTGTGTTTCCCGTTCGTGTTCCGGGGGGCGCTCGACGCTCGCGCGCGTAATATCACCGAGGGTATGAAGGTCGCCGCCGCGGAGGCGCTCGCGGAGCTGGCTCGCGAGGACGTGCCCGACGGCGTCAGGAGGGCCTACGGCGACCAGCCGCTGGAGTTCGGCCCCGAGTACGTCATCCCGAAGCCGCTCGACGAACGCGTGCTGTTCGAGGTCGCCCCCGCGGTCGCGGAGGCCGCCGTCGACGAGGGCGTGGCCCGACGCGACCTCGACCGCGACGGGTACGTCCGCGAGCTGGAGGACCGCCTCGGCGGCAGCCGGGAGGCGATGCGCGCCGTGTTGACGGAGGCGAAGCGCGACCCCAAACGGCTGGTGCTGGCGGAGGGAAGCGACGAGACGGTCGTCCGCGCCGCCTACCAGCTCGTCGACCGCGGCATCGCCGAGCCGCTGCTCGTCGGCGATCGCGACACTGTCGAGGCGACGCTCGACGAACTCGGATTCGACTTCAGCCCGGAGATCGTCGACCCGGCGGAAGTCGATCTCGACCCATACGCGGAGTTGGTGTACGAGCGCCGCAAGCGCAAGGGCCTCACCCGGAGCGAGGCGCGGGACCTGCTGTACGAGAACGACGCGCTCGCGAGCGCGCTCGTCGCCGCCGGCGACGCCGACGCGATGCTCACCGGGCGCACCCACCACTACCCGAGCGCGCTGCGGCGGCCGCTACAGATCGTCGGCACCGCCGACGACGCCGAGTACGCCGCCGGCGTCTACATGCTCGCGTTCGACGACCGCGTGGTCTTCTGTGCGGACGCGACGGTGAACCAGGACCCGGACGCCGACGTGCTCGCGGAGGTGACGAGACACACCGCCGAGCTGGCTCGCCGGTTCAACGTCGAGCCGCGGGCGGCGCTGCTGTCGTACTCGGACTTCGGCTCCGTCGACAACGAGGGCACCCGAAAGCCCCGCGAGGCCGCCCGCCGCCTGCGCGAGGACCCCGAGGTCGACTTCGCCGTCGACGGCGAGATGCAGGCCGACACCGCCGTCGTCGACGACCTGCTCTCGGAGGACTACGAGTTCGCGGAGCTGGATGCGCCAGCGAACGTGCTCGTCTTCCCGAACCTGGAGGCGGGCAACGTCGCCTACAAGCTGCTCCACCGCCTCGGCGACGCCGCCGTCGTCGGGCCGATGCTTGTCGGGATGGCCGAGCCCGTGCACGTGCTCCAGCGCGGCGACGACGTCGCCGACATCGTCAACCTCGCCGGCGTCGCGGTCGCGACCGCCGGCGACGACTAA
- a CDS encoding MFS transporter encodes MGLYRIVSLVLSWQVAASVCYYAIFAATPFFRAEFDLSGAAVGLVVTSLTLGYAVFLLPLGALTDRFGERRMLTVGLIGVSTGAFLVTQAWSFPALLASAFLLGSLYGTAMPGTNKAVFDNTPPGRQNVVMGVKQVGVTAGSGASALLVTGIAGVLYWEAGFYVAAGTGAVVAVLFWLVYRGTEPGGEASYPDFRKLGANPPYRALTAAGFCLGAALFTTTGYTVIHVTDSVGASVAFGGVVLAAVQVSGSVGRVLTGWLSDALPGDPTRRIGGILLAQAIASAVSLVAVAVVAGRTPTTVAFVALGFFLLGFTGVYYSCMATVVSAEEMGGATGGGQLALTSGALFAPPAFGYLADTYGYRAGWLMLAAVVAVGALFVVRVIVAEPPADTVVAAAD; translated from the coding sequence ATGGGACTCTATCGGATCGTCTCGCTGGTTCTCTCCTGGCAGGTCGCCGCGAGCGTCTGTTACTACGCGATCTTCGCCGCGACGCCCTTCTTCCGCGCGGAGTTCGACCTCTCGGGCGCCGCGGTCGGGCTCGTGGTCACGTCGCTGACGCTCGGGTACGCGGTGTTCCTGCTCCCGCTCGGGGCGCTCACCGACCGGTTCGGCGAACGACGCATGCTCACCGTCGGCCTGATCGGCGTCTCGACGGGCGCGTTCCTCGTGACGCAGGCGTGGTCGTTCCCGGCGTTGCTCGCGAGCGCGTTCCTGCTCGGATCGCTGTACGGAACCGCGATGCCGGGGACGAACAAGGCCGTCTTTGACAACACGCCGCCCGGACGACAGAACGTCGTCATGGGCGTGAAACAGGTCGGCGTCACCGCCGGCAGCGGCGCGAGCGCGCTGCTCGTGACCGGCATCGCTGGCGTCCTATACTGGGAGGCGGGCTTCTACGTCGCCGCCGGGACGGGTGCGGTCGTCGCGGTCCTGTTCTGGCTCGTCTACCGCGGCACCGAGCCCGGCGGCGAGGCGAGCTACCCCGACTTCCGAAAGCTCGGTGCGAACCCTCCCTACCGGGCGTTGACCGCCGCCGGGTTCTGTCTCGGCGCGGCGCTGTTCACGACGACCGGGTACACCGTGATCCACGTCACCGACTCCGTGGGGGCGTCCGTCGCGTTCGGGGGCGTCGTGCTAGCGGCGGTTCAGGTCTCGGGCAGCGTCGGTCGCGTCCTCACCGGATGGCTCAGCGACGCGCTGCCCGGCGACCCGACGCGTCGGATCGGCGGGATCCTCCTCGCGCAGGCGATAGCGAGCGCGGTCTCGCTCGTCGCGGTTGCGGTCGTCGCCGGCCGGACACCCACGACGGTCGCGTTCGTCGCGCTCGGGTTCTTCCTGCTTGGGTTCACCGGCGTGTACTACTCCTGTATGGCGACGGTCGTCTCCGCCGAGGAGATGGGCGGCGCCACCGGAGGCGGCCAGCTCGCGCTCACAAGCGGCGCCCTGTTCGCCCCGCCGGCGTTCGGCTACCTCGCGGACACGTACGGTTACCGGGCGGGGTGGCTCATGCTCGCGGCCGTCGTCGCGGTGGGCGCTTTGTTCGTCGTCAGGGTGATCGTCGCGGAGCCGCCGGCCGACACCGTCGTCGCTGCGGCCGACTGA
- a CDS encoding universal stress protein, with product MYHVLLAVDDDEDRTADQIETLRSLPGRDDLRVTVVHVHETVDAPADEAGRSVIESINDEIGELQGLPETVTTVRDAVDDLGVPVEVTERTGDAAEEVLAEAEERDADAILLAARKRSPAGKALFGSVTQRIIIDGERPVIVAGGR from the coding sequence ATGTACCACGTTCTGCTCGCGGTCGACGACGACGAGGACCGAACGGCCGACCAGATCGAGACGCTCCGGTCGCTTCCGGGACGCGATGACCTCCGAGTGACGGTCGTTCACGTCCACGAGACCGTCGACGCGCCGGCCGACGAGGCCGGTCGATCGGTGATCGAGTCGATCAACGACGAGATCGGCGAGCTGCAGGGGCTTCCCGAGACCGTCACGACGGTACGGGACGCGGTCGACGACCTCGGCGTTCCCGTCGAGGTGACCGAGCGGACCGGCGATGCCGCCGAGGAGGTCCTCGCGGAGGCCGAGGAACGGGACGCCGACGCGATCCTCCTTGCCGCTCGCAAGCGGAGTCCTGCGGGGAAGGCACTGTTCGGGAGCGTCACACAGCGTATCATTATCGACGGCGAGCGTCCGGTGATCGTCGCGGGCGGCCGCTAA
- a CDS encoding TAXI family TRAP transporter solute-binding subunit, protein MAGAGTMGVITLAGCTGGGNGGDGGDGGDGGDGGGDGGDGGGDGGSGGDGGGSESYQLTIAGTSSGSSTQQAGQALARAASQHSDILDISVQVTDGWTANLYEYDSDNINAMGVDNNSLSKALNEEGPFAEEPVDSLPHQGFVFTNLEIYWVATEESGITSTADLAEGGYTIYPIQPGFGTRLLTEEVIREAGLWEPNDILNVGTSDIAGAVEEGRVDALCIYGANGVALSSWVQEVDVRSGGGLNVIEVDDNFSSAIDNVGGAIKKEGLEPYGWEQDVSGITDTTTAWVLAGQWAFGPDVPAGATEEVARLANEHWEAIREADPTTLDHSDPETMTTAVLEDLPVHAGVADFFQANDVWDDSWTDGENE, encoded by the coding sequence CTGGCAGGCGCAGGAACGATGGGCGTAATCACGCTCGCCGGCTGTACCGGCGGCGGAAACGGCGGCGATGGTGGCGATGGTGGCGATGGCGGTGACGGCGGCGGCGACGGTGGCGACGGCGGCGGTGACGGTGGGTCCGGCGGCGACGGCGGCGGGTCCGAGAGCTACCAGCTGACGATCGCGGGGACGTCCTCCGGGAGTTCGACCCAGCAGGCCGGGCAGGCACTGGCACGCGCGGCGAGCCAGCACAGCGACATTCTGGATATCTCCGTTCAGGTGACCGACGGCTGGACGGCGAACCTCTACGAGTACGACAGCGACAACATCAACGCGATGGGTGTCGACAACAACTCCCTCTCGAAGGCGCTGAACGAGGAGGGGCCGTTCGCGGAGGAGCCCGTCGACAGCCTTCCCCACCAGGGCTTCGTGTTCACGAACCTCGAGATCTATTGGGTCGCGACTGAGGAATCTGGCATCACCTCGACGGCCGACCTCGCCGAGGGTGGCTACACGATCTACCCGATCCAGCCCGGCTTCGGGACGCGGCTGCTGACCGAGGAGGTCATCCGCGAGGCCGGTCTGTGGGAGCCGAACGACATCCTCAACGTCGGTACCAGCGACATCGCGGGCGCCGTCGAGGAGGGTCGTGTCGACGCGCTGTGTATCTACGGCGCCAACGGCGTCGCCCTCTCCAGCTGGGTCCAGGAGGTCGACGTGCGCTCCGGCGGCGGGCTGAACGTCATCGAGGTCGACGACAACTTCTCGTCGGCGATCGACAACGTCGGCGGCGCGATCAAGAAGGAGGGCCTCGAGCCGTACGGCTGGGAGCAGGACGTGTCCGGCATCACCGACACCACCACGGCGTGGGTCCTCGCCGGCCAGTGGGCGTTCGGTCCTGACGTTCCCGCGGGCGCGACCGAGGAGGTCGCCCGCCTCGCTAACGAGCACTGGGAGGCCATCCGCGAGGCCGACCCGACCACGCTCGACCACTCCGACCCCGAGACGATGACGACCGCCGTCCTCGAGGACCTGCCGGTTCACGCCGGCGTCGCGGACTTCTTCCAGGCGAACGACGTCTGGGACGACAGCTGGACCGACGGCGAGAACGAGTAG
- a CDS encoding TRAP transporter permease, which produces MSDAEAGARAGTGDVSFDRAQPWDAELVSLRNVLIALSVVFWAGVMLYTKFYPMPRAQFGVAFLGGILILYIVTELMAMSDGDGNGHLLADLKSAYGPGNRVDAALLSLSAIDVLATTVYMSVNFQALYVERAGRALPHEYVMAAVFSVVMVYLTWRSFGGTFVAVVLLGFGYGYFGMYAPGPLQHGGLGVERILRTVVVSVDGFFGFLTQLVAAWIALFLLYAGFLKAYGAFDLIMRLAFRSAKYIDSGIAQTAVLSSAVIGSVNGSQTANAGMTGSFTIPLMKRNGVKPETAGAIEAVASTAGQVLPPVMGAGAFIMASLITGVTYVDVIIAGIIPAVILSLTIFVAVHYVAAPQLDDTDASKLLGDKMPRSEFASESLKYGIPLAVLIYKLGVEQVTVGTAALWTTGAMLLTGMLFPVIHSAVGDADETVVESLKRTTWETLDGAREGVVVLAPVTIILAAINGVVDILTATGVPTAISLTLLDLSGGVLLIAAILSMIICIILGLGMPTTASYTIVALLVAPTLISQFFLPEFAGHFFVFYAAILAGLTPPIATCVAVACGIAGANFWRSCWEAIKLSAPLFILPFTFVYHPEVVSAEFNQLSLTSGGFALFGAIAMIHGINYRFVFGDVVTITSRISFFVAGVLAMVYPSRVVQTAAVLLVIAMYVLQSFAGRPDPVGVLTRTLGLSSGGGVPGTEQPDRE; this is translated from the coding sequence ATGAGTGACGCGGAAGCGGGCGCGAGGGCGGGAACAGGCGACGTGAGCTTCGACCGCGCGCAGCCGTGGGACGCCGAGCTGGTGTCGCTGCGGAACGTGCTCATCGCCCTGTCCGTGGTGTTCTGGGCGGGGGTGATGCTGTACACCAAGTTCTACCCGATGCCGCGCGCGCAGTTCGGCGTCGCCTTCCTCGGCGGCATCCTGATCCTGTACATCGTCACCGAGCTGATGGCGATGTCCGACGGGGACGGGAACGGACACCTCCTCGCCGACCTCAAGAGCGCCTACGGGCCGGGCAACCGCGTCGACGCGGCGTTGCTGTCGCTGTCGGCGATCGACGTGCTCGCGACCACGGTCTACATGTCCGTGAACTTCCAGGCGCTGTACGTCGAACGCGCGGGACGCGCGCTGCCGCACGAGTACGTGATGGCGGCCGTCTTCTCGGTCGTGATGGTGTACCTGACGTGGCGGTCCTTCGGCGGCACGTTCGTCGCCGTCGTGTTGCTCGGGTTCGGCTACGGCTACTTCGGGATGTACGCTCCCGGCCCGCTCCAGCACGGCGGGCTCGGCGTCGAGCGCATCCTCCGGACGGTCGTCGTCAGCGTCGACGGCTTCTTCGGCTTCCTGACGCAGCTGGTCGCGGCGTGGATCGCGCTGTTCCTGCTGTATGCGGGCTTCCTGAAGGCGTATGGCGCGTTCGACCTGATCATGCGGCTGGCGTTCCGCTCGGCGAAGTACATCGACTCGGGCATCGCCCAGACGGCGGTGCTCTCCAGTGCGGTCATCGGCTCCGTCAACGGGAGCCAGACCGCGAACGCCGGCATGACCGGCTCGTTCACGATCCCGCTGATGAAGCGCAACGGCGTCAAGCCGGAGACCGCGGGTGCCATCGAGGCGGTCGCCTCGACGGCGGGTCAGGTGCTCCCGCCGGTCATGGGCGCGGGCGCGTTCATCATGGCGTCGCTCATCACGGGCGTCACCTACGTGGACGTGATCATCGCGGGGATCATCCCCGCAGTGATCCTCTCGCTCACCATCTTCGTGGCGGTGCACTACGTCGCCGCCCCGCAGCTCGACGACACCGACGCATCGAAGCTGTTGGGTGACAAGATGCCGCGCTCGGAGTTCGCCTCCGAGAGCCTGAAGTACGGCATCCCGCTGGCGGTGCTCATCTACAAGCTCGGCGTCGAGCAGGTGACCGTCGGCACCGCGGCGCTGTGGACGACCGGCGCGATGCTGCTCACCGGCATGCTGTTCCCGGTGATCCACTCGGCCGTCGGTGACGCAGACGAGACGGTTGTCGAGTCGCTCAAGCGGACGACCTGGGAGACGCTCGACGGCGCCCGCGAGGGCGTGGTCGTGCTCGCCCCGGTGACGATCATCCTGGCGGCCATCAACGGCGTCGTCGACATCCTCACCGCGACGGGGGTGCCGACCGCCATCTCGCTGACGCTGCTCGACCTGTCGGGCGGCGTCCTGCTGATCGCGGCCATCCTCTCGATGATCATCTGTATCATCCTCGGGCTGGGGATGCCGACGACGGCGTCGTACACCATCGTCGCGCTGCTGGTGGCGCCGACGCTCATCAGCCAGTTCTTCCTGCCCGAGTTCGCGGGACACTTCTTCGTGTTCTACGCGGCCATCCTCGCGGGGCTGACGCCGCCCATCGCGACGTGTGTGGCGGTCGCCTGCGGGATCGCGGGCGCGAACTTCTGGCGGAGCTGCTGGGAGGCGATCAAGCTCTCGGCGCCGCTGTTCATCCTTCCGTTCACGTTCGTCTACCATCCCGAGGTCGTCTCGGCGGAGTTCAATCAGCTGTCGCTGACCTCCGGCGGGTTCGCGCTGTTCGGCGCGATCGCGATGATCCACGGGATCAACTACCGGTTCGTCTTCGGCGACGTGGTGACGATCACATCGCGCATCTCGTTCTTCGTCGCCGGCGTGCTCGCGATGGTGTACCCCTCGCGGGTCGTCCAGACCGCCGCGGTGCTGTTGGTGATCGCGATGTACGTGCTGCAGTCGTTCGCCGGTCGTCCCGACCCGGTCGGCGTCCTCACGCGGACCCTCGGCCTATCGAGCGGCGGCGGCGTTCCGGGGACCGAGCAGCCCGACCGCGAGTAG
- a CDS encoding glucose 1-dehydrogenase: MNGIEGGVAIVTGGAAGIGRAAAERFAAEGARVVVADIDADDLAETVDLIEADGGEATAVETDVSDADDVASLVEETVDTYGVPDFALNNAGIEGSSAPLADQSLEDWKRVIDVNQTGVWNCLTEELAVMADNGGGAIVNTSSIAGLSAAGGGPYVASKHGVIGLTRAAAAQYGPAGVRVNAVCPGVIDTEMIDRASDEMGEETIDQIVQAKPLRRMGEPEEVASAVVWLCSDESSFVTGHPLVIDGGYMA; the protein is encoded by the coding sequence ATGAACGGAATCGAGGGCGGCGTCGCGATCGTCACCGGCGGAGCGGCGGGTATCGGACGGGCAGCCGCGGAGCGGTTCGCCGCGGAGGGTGCAAGGGTGGTCGTCGCGGACATCGACGCGGACGACCTCGCGGAGACGGTCGACCTGATCGAGGCGGACGGCGGCGAGGCGACCGCGGTCGAGACGGACGTGAGCGACGCCGACGACGTGGCGTCGCTCGTCGAGGAGACGGTCGACACCTACGGCGTCCCGGACTTCGCACTCAACAACGCGGGGATCGAGGGCAGCAGCGCGCCGCTTGCCGACCAGTCGCTCGAGGACTGGAAGCGGGTGATCGACGTGAACCAGACCGGCGTGTGGAACTGTCTGACCGAGGAGCTCGCCGTGATGGCCGACAACGGCGGCGGCGCGATCGTCAACACCTCGTCGATCGCCGGGCTCAGCGCCGCCGGCGGCGGTCCCTACGTCGCGAGCAAGCACGGGGTCATCGGGCTCACCCGTGCCGCGGCGGCCCAGTACGGTCCCGCCGGCGTCCGCGTGAACGCGGTCTGTCCTGGCGTCATCGACACGGAGATGATCGACCGCGCGAGCGACGAGATGGGCGAGGAGACTATCGACCAGATCGTGCAGGCGAAGCCCCTTCGCCGGATGGGCGAACCCGAGGAGGTCGCCAGCGCGGTCGTCTGGCTCTGTTCGGACGAGTCGTCGTTCGTCACCGGCCACCCGCTCGTCATCGACGGAGGGTATATGGCCTGA
- a CDS encoding CBS domain-containing protein produces the protein MLVRDLMTREVVTCDAGVTVQDAAEVMLEADIGSVLITKGGTPMAILTETDIVHAGAVTGRGFDDIPVDKAASHPLRTVAPDATVRAAVKRMNDRGVKKLPVVEDAELVGIVTHGDIVAHYSDFVREAHRLDASASEWESDRG, from the coding sequence ATGCTCGTTCGGGACCTCATGACGCGGGAGGTCGTCACCTGCGACGCCGGCGTGACCGTTCAGGACGCCGCCGAGGTGATGCTCGAGGCCGATATCGGGAGCGTGCTGATCACCAAGGGCGGAACGCCGATGGCGATCCTCACGGAGACTGATATCGTCCATGCCGGCGCGGTCACCGGGCGTGGGTTCGACGACATCCCCGTCGACAAAGCCGCGAGCCACCCGTTGCGAACGGTCGCCCCCGACGCGACTGTCAGGGCGGCGGTCAAGCGAATGAATGACCGCGGGGTCAAGAAGCTCCCCGTGGTCGAGGACGCCGAACTCGTGGGAATCGTGACCCACGGTGACATCGTCGCCCACTACAGCGACTTCGTGCGGGAGGCCCACCGGCTCGACGCGAGCGCGAGCGAGTGGGAGTCGGATCGAGGCTGA
- a CDS encoding ATP-binding protein, protein MDRNPYRYRGEIEDPEFFVGRDDLLSDIMYLLELTDSDRPRFHNIAITGPPEIGKSSLINVMSQRSTSINLETIEVNLNAGHHNDPSKIYEEICGSLSKYLDQNLRKSFREYLRGITDSFEIDLRVLRYAASPRNNDEDGDPHQTSGINSVDVQHDLTNLYNKATEGTEITGFLVVFDNIEQFADQTSELSVIIDAFIKTYGFNVVISGTKGVFENSDVMIDSTEFDKFELEPFNEMSKTRECLEIPLTGEDTPTLPDKTVRDIHSLSQGNPYEINMLAFYMYKVYPENSSEVLHLTPEAISEAAEQIRSSGSKAESEVISKIQTLSDDELKLLIPLIENPKLPKDWLISYALLISFDTLDLEEIISRKRNIYDGLLNRMVNQGIIERSEDGEYLFNSDVYSTAFVKYHAISNDIVSNFNSKNLDESSSENMRERIFLSSLHYRLVDSTILNGINGAHSHYSFDDPPGPFIKYSEVLLESENFEIDPHSDTRLIPDRITQGFSNFEIFENLTVDPFRESDPELSDGNKNEDAYTDEQTLRFRCEIDWTNSGYMVVIHSDTEEISETVETRIQSLSPDLDMLGLDISFETSMRYVSDACEQFDDSKKCLRLLNRAKSINNNNLLIYI, encoded by the coding sequence ATGGACAGGAATCCGTATAGGTATCGTGGGGAAATTGAGGATCCGGAATTCTTCGTGGGCCGTGATGATCTGCTAAGTGACATTATGTACCTTCTTGAGCTCACTGATTCAGATCGCCCTCGCTTTCATAATATTGCAATTACAGGCCCTCCGGAAATAGGGAAGTCCAGCTTGATAAATGTAATGTCGCAAAGATCGACTTCGATAAACCTCGAAACTATAGAAGTGAATCTGAACGCTGGCCACCATAACGATCCTTCCAAAATATATGAAGAAATATGTGGATCTTTATCTAAATATCTAGACCAAAATCTAAGAAAGTCATTTCGCGAGTACCTTCGAGGAATAACTGATAGCTTTGAAATTGATCTCAGAGTCTTACGTTATGCAGCATCGCCGAGGAATAATGATGAAGACGGAGATCCCCATCAAACAAGTGGGATTAATTCGGTAGATGTCCAACATGACTTAACGAACCTTTACAATAAGGCTACGGAGGGTACTGAAATAACAGGATTTCTTGTCGTATTTGACAATATTGAGCAGTTTGCTGATCAGACTAGCGAGCTAAGCGTGATTATTGATGCCTTCATAAAGACTTACGGGTTCAACGTCGTCATTTCTGGAACAAAGGGTGTCTTTGAGAATTCAGATGTAATGATAGATTCCACTGAATTTGATAAATTTGAGCTCGAACCTTTCAATGAGATGTCAAAAACGAGAGAATGCTTAGAAATCCCGTTAACTGGTGAAGATACTCCAACACTCCCTGATAAGACTGTCCGAGATATTCATTCCCTATCTCAAGGTAATCCTTACGAAATTAATATGCTCGCTTTTTACATGTATAAAGTATATCCTGAAAACAGTTCAGAAGTTCTTCATCTCACTCCTGAAGCCATCTCTGAAGCGGCTGAGCAAATAAGATCGAGTGGGTCAAAAGCTGAATCAGAAGTAATTTCCAAAATTCAAACCTTATCCGATGATGAGCTTAAACTTCTAATTCCTCTCATAGAAAACCCCAAGCTGCCAAAGGATTGGTTGATCAGTTATGCGCTTCTGATTTCTTTCGATACTCTTGATCTAGAGGAAATAATTAGTCGTAAACGGAATATCTATGATGGACTTCTGAACCGGATGGTTAATCAAGGGATTATTGAGAGGTCTGAGGATGGGGAATATTTATTTAATTCAGATGTATACTCAACTGCCTTCGTCAAATACCATGCAATTTCAAATGATATTGTAAGCAATTTCAATAGTAAAAACTTAGATGAGAGTTCCTCTGAGAATATGAGAGAACGTATATTCTTATCAAGCTTGCACTATCGACTTGTTGATTCAACTATACTCAACGGAATAAACGGAGCACATAGCCATTATTCGTTCGATGATCCTCCAGGCCCATTCATAAAGTACAGTGAGGTCCTACTAGAGTCGGAGAACTTCGAAATAGATCCACATTCTGACACGAGACTTATTCCTGATCGGATTACGCAAGGGTTCTCAAACTTCGAAATCTTTGAAAATCTCACCGTCGATCCATTCAGAGAATCAGATCCGGAACTATCTGATGGGAACAAAAATGAAGATGCGTACACAGATGAACAGACTCTTCGATTTAGATGCGAAATTGATTGGACTAACAGCGGATACATGGTCGTCATTCACTCAGATACCGAAGAGATCTCCGAGACTGTAGAAACAAGGATTCAATCTCTGTCTCCTGATCTGGATATGCTTGGCTTAGATATTTCATTCGAGACAAGTATGCGATATGTCTCCGATGCATGCGAACAATTTGACGATTCAAAAAAGTGCCTTAGGCTTCTCAATCGTGCAAAGTCGATTAATAATAATAATTTATTAATATATATATAA